A segment of the Polyodon spathula isolate WHYD16114869_AA chromosome 17, ASM1765450v1, whole genome shotgun sequence genome:
CTGAGCTTAGCCAAATGCACGAATTCATCTCTCTTCATATGGAAGTGTCTGAAACGAGAGGTCACTTTTCAGAAGCCACTATACTGTCCAGTAAGCATTTGTCGATAAGGACGTTTGCTGGGGCTGCCTAAAGCATTGCATCAGTGTTAAGGATAATGACAGCCTTTCTTTGCTTTGCTTGCAGAATGCATTACAGATACTGCAGACAGAAAGCCCCTGTGAAACACACAGGGAGGTTACAAAATTAAGTTTGTGTTCACTGTAATGAAACTCAGCAGGTAGAGAAACACATTGTTGGGCAACAAATTCTACAGCTACCACCAGAGGGTGCTGTAGAATATTCAGTACCTCTAAGTGTTGCTGCACAACTGCCTACCCTTATAAAAGAGAATTATGGTAAATgtccagtcattttgcagttttccctcaTGTTATTcctatgcatttaccagagtttaTCACAGTTTTCcatgggtgtttttttgttgttgtttgtttacagGCTTTACTATGATTTcaatatgctgtattacactttgctatgcttttactatgggaaacgttTATCTCGATAGTTTTCATCTTTGAGATTAAAGCAGCATgctgtttgttcatttaaaagACACACGCTGAACACTAGgaatcctggggggggggggaggttgcaCCACATCAAGCAACAACAGGTCATACCGGATACTAAGAGTCTTCAGGTGTGGGAACAGCTGTGGGAAGTCCTCGAGGCCCTCGACACAGTACGTGCAGTGGTCAAGCCGGAGGTGTTTGAGTTCTGCCGATGCCAATCTCTTCAAACCCGCAGGATTAATGAACACGCTGTTCAAACTCAGGCTTTCCAGGCGGGCTGGCAGGGAATTGCAGATGAGCCTACCCCCTGGAAAGCACAGGGAAAGGGTTAGGAATGAAGGGAAACACTGAATCAATGGCTTTGTTACGCCGAGATGAGGCCATGTTTCAAATATTAACAGCTTCCATTTACGATCCAAATATCAACTATTCCATTCTACACTGAACGTTACTGTTTTGATACAATGCACACCCCTAGCACTGACAGAGACACATCAATGGAGGAATTAAAAACGCTTTTCTGTCTTTGTATGCTGCCATGCCTTATTATAGTGGGCTAAGGGCATATGTAACTAGTCTGTTTTATTATCTCGCTAATTAGCAAGAGAATTTAGCCCTTTGGCTGTTACTTCGTTCAAGTATAAACGACCACTAACCAGTCTCTTTTACCGCAGTTAATGGTTTACCATTTTTCACATGCCTTATACCTTAGCAACTCTACTTATGCCAAAGCCACCTgcagcaaactggtttaacatgaccaatacattttactcttgtatcaaagaaaatgtattggtaatgatatgagagtaaaatgtattggtaatcatatGACATTTCCATCCTAAAACAGGAAAGACAAGAAAAGGTTGCAGCAGGCACTGTTCACGAAGACCTTTTAATGAACTGAAATCAAGTTGAGAGAGTCTTTGCTCTCATTTTGAAATGCACTGTTAACTAAAGACAAACACTAGAGAGGTTTGTGATCAGGGTCCATCTGTATTAATAACTTCTTGCTGTACGCGTCCCCAGAGATGATCTCCTTCAGTAACCtccgttatttaaaaaaaaaaaaaaagaaagacactgcTCATGCTGTGCCTTATGAATACCTGAATTACTGGCACTCAGCTTTGTCAGTTCGGGGGGCAGGTTTTCACATGATACTTACTTTTCTGCCGCAGCTCTGTCAGGTGTGTTAGCTTTCTGAACACAGAATCCAGACCAATCGAGAAGTGCCTCGCTCTCTCGCCACAGGTGAAGTGAACGAAGAGGCAGCGCAGGGATGACAGCTGATTCAAGGACTCTTCACACAGGACCACATCCTCACAGTCGAGAAGTTCCAGCTTTTCCAACTGAAGCTGTGACACGCAGGGGTGTGGAAGGCCTGAGGACAAACGAACACGACATTTTAGAAGTAGGAAAAACACAACGACAAAGTaaccaatctttattttatatagtgcctttcatagaggaacaccatcacaaatcgctttaaaaaaaaatgtgttttttactgtGCACCAGAGTGAATTTTGAGTCTGGTTTCCTGTGTAATAAACAGCACTAAAACAAGCAGTCTCAGGTGTGAAAATACTTGAACACCAAGGCACCCAAACCCCTCTACCAATCCTGATCATCTGTGGCTGAAACTGGCTTGAACTGACATCACAGTTTAAGGGAGATCAGTCTTTTGGATTTTTATGTTGCTCTGGATAAGGTTATTTGACATACATTGCAATGACAATGAAAAGCACACAGTCGGTAGTGCGTTATCTTGGTTTGAAAAGCCATCTCACCAAATCGGTCACATTGATCCCCGGTCAGTGGAGAAAAGCTATCTGGGGTCAGCTTCATGTAAAAGGGGTTCCCTTTGACAGAGAGCTCCTTGAGACTGGGCAAGTGGAATAAAGCAAAGCGGAACAGTTTGATAGCAGGGTCCCCCCAGTCACAGTGAAGGCTCAGTGAGCGCAGGCTCTTGAGCGCAGACACCCCAAGCAGCAGCTGGTATTCTCTGCAATGTCTCTtcaggtcacacacagtgaggtGAGTGAGATGCTTCAGGTCGTGGACTACTAACAGCTTGGAAGGAGCATTCAAATCCACTTTCAAAACCAGCTTCTCCACATTCCTGAACTCTGTCAACAAGTCAAGAACTCCCACGTCGGAGATGGGATCTATAGCTAGGGCTCTGAGACTGGGCAGCGACCCAAGCAGCTTCCTCAAGTGATTCGCTTTCGCCTTGCGGACCACAACGGAGCACGTCCTTCTCTTCTTCAGCATCTCCCAAAACCCTGGGCTGTATGCGGCGATTCCTTTCAGAATAACCGTGGTGTCCCGCCAGCAGGCAGGCTGGTCTATCAGCTGCTTGAAGAGCCGGCACGTGGCGCGCACGCTCCCCTTCTCTTCAGGTGTGAGGCACCGGAATATCTGCAGGTACATCTCCGGAGGCAACGGGGGACCACTCCAGCTGCGCACGGCCATGGCCAGCCacagtcctgcaacaaagcatgCTCTCATTAGCAGCGTATCATCCTGGGTACACATGCAGGGAGCAGTCACTGTCTCTTTCATAGGAAACTGGACCGCACCTTTCACAGATTTCAGTTAGGGATGGTACTACTTTAAACATTTCCAAGTGCCAGACGTTTCCAATTTTTCTTAAGCCTTTATCCTTGCAGTGCCTGATAAGAGTAACTGCAATTTAACtgagtctttgtttttttgttgtatatgTTAAAGTTTAATGTGTTAATAATGAAGCTTCAATGTTTATGAAACAGAACTGACCATCCCTAGCACAGTTAAACTCTATAGCTATATGATACTATTTGTGAGGCATTCATGACAATAACTGGACATTTGGAGGATAttttacttcagttttttttatttttgtattctacgTCAAGAACACCTTCAcgtgtaaacacacacatatgtattCTGAAGAAAACGAGTAGGGACACCATTTAACCCTTTTAACTGGGGAAGGAGGCGCAGAGTTTAATGCGAGTATTCCTTCAAACGACTACTACCCTGCTGTATAATAAAGATACAGTTGCAAATGATAAATAATGTATCCATTCCCAAATCAGTCAGCCTGGTCAGCTTTACTCGCCACGGCTCAGCGCGCGCCTGGGTTTACCGCGGAACTGCCTCGCGCTCTCCTCTGTTCACACACGCGTCTTCATCTGTCGCTGTGGGTGACGCCATCAACCCGCGCCCAGCCAATCGGAAGTGATGCACTTTCCTCCCCGTCCAATCAGTTCGCTATCCTGCGAAATTCAAACCAATGTGTTTTGCGGCGCCAATGTAATGGTGAGTACTGGTGAGAAACTGTACAGTATTACTCGTATTTAACCCTGCTGTTATTAACAAGTGATTAGAAAATATGCATGTCGAAACTATAAATACCAGACATGGAATAATGCAAAAATCAGCGTGTGCTGCGTAACATAATAATTACTCTACATACCAACACAGCTATCCGACTCTCCTGCTGTAAATATCAATCGAGAGCTAGTTAActcagacagtgtgtgtgtgtgtgtgtgtttagatagatagatagatagatagatagatatgttttACATTTACCAATAAGAACCCAACGCTGAGCGCACATGGTTTCCCGGTAGCACACTTGACTGTGATCGTAGGTGGGCTCTTTCGTTCTTGAGAGCCGAGCTTGTTCATGGGTACGGTGGTTGAACTTCCCTGCTAGTCGTAGTAGCTCtcccacaaaaaataaaacaaataactaaataatccTGTTTTAGAAAAAACgtaggtttttatatatatatatatatatatatatatatatatatatatataatagttgcACTACCGGTTCAGAGTGCGGTTCAGAGTCCTCTGTTCTACTGTGAAATTCTCGCTGACAGCGAGCCACTTCGTTTTGggaatgtttattaaaaatactgtagctcggataatatataatattactaaatacaaatattattcgCTAATCTTTGCTGACAGTTCTGCCCGTGTGTACTTGAATGATACCTGTCAAGTGTGATGACAACCTGTAATGTCTATGTGGCTGACTGTAATAAACTGTTCAAAGGAAGAAATGCTTTCATTTGATTTGTGTCCATACTTTCTGCATCTCAGTTTGGCACactattttagatttaaaattgatcattgcttatttttttttaaatgaaaagaaagttGTAATTGTCCAACTACAATGAAGGCTGAAACTTACAATAGCCCTGTGCCCAGTCATTGTGTCTTTCATCAGAACccttcaattatatatatatatatatatatatatatatatatatatatatatatatatataaacataaacatttaaatgatCAGGGCCCCGGAGTTTGATGTTATATAAATTGTTCCTCTCTTACAGCTGTATGAACCACTAGCAAACAATAGGCTCTGGTGTGAAACATTCATGCAGTGATGGGAAGTGTCATCAATTCAGAGCAAATTTACCAtgggcctgattgttcaaactcttGGCAcatggtcatttcaataatacatCTGAACAAGGGAAGTTctcaaacccaggactggatgcaATGCACGTGTATCTTTAAGCCCAATTAATTGtgtaaattttgaaaaaaaacaaaaacgtaataTCTTCTTTACTTCTTTTTCAGCCACAGAGtatgaagaaatgtttttgtttttaatgacgGATGCTTGAtcagaaatacaaatgtaatcatATATCAACCAGCAACTCATTTATAAATTCCAACATGTTGATCACGCCTTCAAAGATCAATCAAAGGGCAGCAGCACTGCCCTATAAATCCATCCCATTAAGTAAAATCCCTCCAGGTGCTGGGACCCCTGTCAAAGAACTGTTGAGGATGGTAGtaagagaagaagaaaaagcaaGTCCTGGGAAATTTTGGAAGCCAAATTGGGCTTTTCGGAAAGCACCTCCGAATGGCGGCGTAAAACACAAGTTGCATTCCACTGTGCTGGATGGCTCTCTCAGCTCCAAGGACTGTGGCATATCATCTCCCGAGCTGAGCAGCATTGGAGTCGAGGACAACTTGACACTGTTGCATGGGAATAACTACGGCACAAACCACCCGAACATTAtaggacaaaaaaacaaagtcttaAGCGTGGTGGGCTCCTCCAGACCTCACGACTCTCCTGCCAAAGTGTTTGAGAGGCTAAAGAGGCAAATGGAAGAGCGGGCTAAAGGCGTCCATTCAACGCCAGGCAAAGCCGAACAGCAGGGCCCCCAGTGGACCCCACGGAAGCAGGGAGGCCCCCAGGAGTCTCCTGGGAAACCAGGTGTCTATCACACACCAGGGAAGGTGGGCCGACCAGGTCAGCCACCTGCCACGACTGTGGACATCAGGAGTTACCCGAAGGACATGCTGCAGACTTCTGTCTTGCGCTCCTTACCCAACTCCAACAGGAACGGCACAGGGGCATGTAGAGACGATGGCATTTTTGCAGGTAAGTTTTGTGCGGTCATTTTGTAAATTCACACACTAGGGTAGAACCGCCTTGAGACAGGCCATCTCTTTTCAAGGGGGTCCCCAGGGGCAGCAGGCTGTACGAGTCAAACATTGAGGTGGGGATGCTTCACCACTGTGTCTCTTCTCCAAGTGACTTTCTCTCTTGCTACTATGTGAGCATTTGTATCAGTTTTTAATAACTCAGGTGCTCGTTGTCTTTCTTTTATTGTCACTACTGAAGGTTTTAGAGTTCCTACCCTTAATTGGTTTCTTTTCATTCTTACAGTACCAGCAGTGCCAGCTAAGAAACCAGCATATCCTAGCACCGTCACAGCAGGCCAGCCGAGGGAATCTCCAGCAAAGATTTTTGCACGCTTGAAACAAAAGGCTGAAATAAaacgacagcagcagcagcagctacaaCAAGCCAGCGATCCAGTTAGCAGCACAGTGGATATTAGGCCAGAAGGTCtgtttctcatttattacatAACAGCTTCTATACTTACTTAAGCTATATACTCCTGGGAGAAAACATCATCATAGTTGAAACATGAAACTATAATTCAGACTTATAAAAATGATCCGTCAGAgttgttgtttagttttgtaacattaccagttttattttgccAGATGGTGCCAATTAAGTTGGGCCCTGGTGGTGGTAGAAACCCATCTGAGATGCATCATCTTCTCTGTTCAGAATTTACCAAGCTTGTGTTATGCTTACTTTGTATACAGGCTACTAAGAATATCAAAACCGGTTCTGTTTCGTTTGAATAAAAGTTTTGTTTCACTGTTGACCAGGATATGTGCTTCAGGGCCCAGGGACTGCACCAGTGCCAATGAGTGGAGACGAGGGGGATGATGAAATCTCCCAGGATACAGTTCAGAGCCTGGCAGAAACCACTGAGAGCGATGCAACAGACACCAGTCTTACTCCCCTTGTTGGTTTGGGGCTTGGTAAAAGTAAACCAGATTCAGCCGCTTTGGACCTTAACAGATTGCCCTACCCTAATCTTCCCCCAAATCAGGAATGGCGTGATATCTTACTGAAGTCCCCAAGAATTTCCATTCCGAGAAAGCAGATTACCATATCACAGCCAAGGAACGAGCCGGAGAGAGAGAAGACTGGCAGCCAGCCGAAGGACTCGGATACATCGGTCAGTGAAGCACTGTCCCCCGGCGCTAGTTTAAATGTGCATCACAGCACTGCAGCAAGCAGACAGGTGTTTGTGCTAGTgccattacactgatgaaggaaCTTGACCAAATATTTGTCTGCTTTATTCAGCTTAATCAGCACATCACATCAAAATCATATAGggttaaatcaattttaaaattgggaattgattttaaaaaaggaagtgaaattggaattgaaaaacaggaattgaccccgacGTTGGTTGAGGTGGTAGTAGCAGTACCAAGTCTGTGTAACACTCcatttcaatttgtttgttttgttttgtgcaaattTTAGTACATTTTTCCTGTCTATATTTGCAGGCAGGGCAGATACACCTCCATCAGTGGTTTATCAAGAAACTTCACAAAACAGACGTGTGTGTTGAGGGAAGGAGACAGTAAGTATCTTGCTCAATTCCAGGCGCCTCCGTTCTCTTGCTCTGTAATAACTGcagttgcacaggcttcagtacaCAAACGCTTTGAAAACAGTGCAAATGTTTCTCACTAGAAAGTGGAGCCCAAACATAGCTCCCAGCTTTCCAGGGTCTCAGAAATGAATGTTGCCTCTTTTAATGTGCTACGGTTTATTGTTGATATTTGTGATGCATATAATACAGTCTAAAGCGTCAAGACAGGGAGATCTCAAGGAATAAGAGAACAGTGTGTTGACCTGTAGACCCAACAGCAGCAATACTCATGTTGTAAATGTATATCATTTAACTAGGCATAGAAAGGGTTAACTGTTGTACTTGCCCGTTGCATTGCTTGGCATTGTAATTGAAGCTTGTGTTCTTTCTGCATTTAACAGGGATTTAAATGGACAGTACTGGCACAGCAATGTGATTGCAGAACGGTTAAAATGCAACACACTGAAGACCATTACCGGCAGCATCTACGTCTTGCATGGGAAGATGAATATGAACGCCACTAGTAAAGGTGAGAAAGCGCAGTTAAGGACCTCAGTTTGATAGATTTTCTGTTCTACAGTACCATTTCAAAAAGTAtgtccagaataaaaaaaaaaaaaaaaaagtttttcatgtttttttattttttttattttgcagtgtttgCAAGATCGTTCTTGAAAAAGTTTCAGTTTGGCTTTCCAGAAAAGTGGAAGGATTATCTTCAGAACTACTTGGAAGAGCTTAAAGGGTATGTTCCCAAACGTCAATGTAGCTCTTCCAGGTTAAAGTCTACATTTACCTACGAGGGTGACGATGGTGTGCTGTGCCTGCTTTTACATCGCCATCTGGTGACGAACGGAGAATGAAACATGACAAAATCTTACAGGATAAAAGGGAACGTAGATTACCAGAGTCTGTGTTTCCTTGACCAAACAGTTACATTTGCAGAATGTGGTCCAGaatctctattattattattattattattattattattggtattatttGTAGGGGGTGTATTCAGCTTGTAGGTCTTGGTTGTCTATGTGATTAGGACAgtgatgtaaatgtaaaataaatatggatttaAGTCTAAATTTTTCACACAGCTGACCCTTCTGCACGCTATACTTCCTCAATGTGGGGTAATGCCCTTGCCTGTGCTTTTAAGGAACCTGAACCCTTTCATGTTTTAATTATGGCTTCTGTTTCACAGACATAGAGCACAGCCAGAAAAAACGACTGAACAGGATCATAAACCAACACGCATTGTGCCTGCATCTGAGGTTGAACCAGTGAAGAACAAAAAGCAAACTAAAGTCACATATCCAGCAAGGTCTTCACACAAATGTAAGTTGTGTTATTCTTATTGTTTTCCTTTCAACCCTGGAGAGACCGCTACACTCACCTGGTTAGTGTAATGGGTTAGCCTTGGATAGCTGTTTCTAAACTTGCATTCACTTATTCTAGCAGTGCAACAGACCCCAAAAAGGACAGAGCTACCGAATAGCTTTCAAGTTACCCGCAGCGGGAGGCACGTCTTGCCACCAATGGAATACTGGAGAGGACAAAGATACATAATCGATCCGGACCTGAATGTGACAGTAGATGAAGGCCGCACCAATTACTTGGATGAGAGTATGCGTTATATTGTAAGTTTGTATTTAAACGTTTGTATTATTTCTGTTGGCAAGTGCAAGCCgccttcattttaaaaaggaaccaGCTGAGGGTGGATGTTGGACCCTGTGAAGATTCACACCCTGCTCACCatgtgcttgtttcttttcagATGAGCCACTCAAGGACCCTACAGTGCTGTCACATTTCTATGAGTTACTGCAACATAGAAGTGTGTACAGCTGCAATTTATGTGTATCTacaaaagacaaacatttaaCCTAAAAATACCACTGTATAAACACCAAGGCTAACAGGAATATTTTAAGTGCATATTTTTGACAGTGGTTAAAGGTCCAAGAGAATTAGACATTTGAACATTTTGGCAAATGTTTGAAATTTGAACACCCCTAAAGAGAagtgattttgttttgctttccctAGGCCAAAAGAGGTGATAAAAGGAAATGCAGCACTAAACACAAGACAAAGACAGACGCTGGTAAGTTATGAACTCCACACCCATAAAGGAAAGACTTCATCAGGGGAAATGAGGGTGAAAAAAGTAGAAACATGTTGTTGAAACAAGGTGattcttaaaaaacattttatttgactttatagCTTTATTTTGAAATGGTTAAATATAAAAGCAGATTAGTCCAAACTTTATTGTaagttactttcttttttttgggttTTTGCAATCTCCAAAGAGGTGGCCAGTAATGAGAGAAAGGACCCGcctaaaaataaatgcacagctgTGCCCGAGACGGACGAGAGCTGTGAGAATGATGAAGAGAATGAAGGCAAGCTTGGCTATGCCACTTCTTTCAAGCCTTACTCAGTGATATTGACACCCATCAGAACAGTCTCCCAGTTAAAAGACAGATGCTTAAACCACAACCTTAGATACGCGAACACCAGCGAGCCTGACAGTGCAGCCGCAGTTAAAACCTTGTCCGGGCGTCAGGTCGATAAGCAGTCAGACAGCCATACCGATGTGTCTTTTACAGCTGTGGAGCCAGGACCGTCCAGTGACGATGATGAGCAGATCATTCAGAGGAAGACCAAGCACCGACTCAGGGCAGGTGGGAGAGGGGCAGCGGAGAGGGGCAAGCCGCTTCAGAAAGACACCACTGCCAGCCACAGCCGCACAGCTACGGGCTCTGCCTCTCTTTTTAAGTCTCCTACACCTACCACCGGCAAGTTGAAGGATACAGATtctaagaaacaaataaaaaaggccaGAGTGAGCTGTGAAGTGCCGCTGAGATCGCAGAGCGAAATGAGCGACTGTGGCACAGAGCGTACCTTGCGCTCAACATCAAAGAACAGGCAGGAAATGATCGCTAAGGAATTTAAGACTGAAAAGCAAAACTCTGAGCCACACTGTTCACTGAGCACCAAGCCAGCTCAACAGAGCAGCAGGGGTTCAAAGGACCTTGGTTCTCAAATAAATATTCCCAAAAAGTCTCAGAATGTCGTGCAGGATTGTGAGGCTGAAATACCCACAGACTGCTTTGTGAGCTCCACGTCAGCTCCACATAGCAGGAAGAAATCAAAGGATACTGAGTGTCCACTGCACCTCAAGAGAAACTCGAGGAAGACCTTGCAGGAATCAGAGACGGAAATGAGTGCATCTGGGACGGAACGAAACAGCAGAGCTTTAAAGAACAATCCGACACAGctaattagaaaaaaacagaGGTCAAAGGTTCTTCAGGACTCGCAGAGTGAAGTGAGTGACTCTGGCACAGAGCGTGCCTTGCAGCTTAGGTCTGCATCTCGAAACAGCAGAGCTTCCAATAGTGGTAATTCTTTAATGCAGCTAAAGAAAGCAAAGCAGATTTCTAAAGTTGTGCAGGAAACTGAGTCGGAGTCTGAAATGAATGGTTTTGTCCAACGCCGTGTTGCTCCACTTAGCAGGAAGAAATCAAAGAGAAATGCAAAGAGTTCACAAGATCTGGAGACCGAAATGAGTGACTCGGAAACAGAGCCCTCCTTGCAGACCAAGTCTTCCTCTCGCAACCGTAGGGGCCCAAAGGACAGTGGTCATCCTGTTCGGCTTGTTAGgacaaaaaataattcaaaggTCCTGCCAGAGTCTGAATCCGTGAACTCTAGCCCAGACTGTGCTGTTCACGCCACGTCAGCCTCACTTAAGAGCAGGGATCCACAGAGTACCAAAAGGACTCTGAATGTCCCGCAGGGATCCGAGGTTAGTGAATCTAGCGAAGGCGATGACGATGCTGCAGGCTCCAAGTCTGCTCCACATAGCAGTAAAAGTGTAAAAGATGCAGAGCTGAAGAGTAAGAAACAGAGTGACGGGAAACCCAAGTCCCGTGAACAGAGCTctgaaaaaagcaacaaaaacaggGACAGTAAAGCAGCGTCCCCTGCAGGGCTGAGAAAGGGACAGCATGGAGCCACAGAAGGGAAGAGCTCCCAGCCTGTTGAGGCTAGAGATAAGAGAGGGGGGGGAGATGATGAAGACCAATTCAGCGAGGATGCCTGGACCAAGAAAGAACTTGAAAAGCTGTACAAGTGAGTTCTAGTAGATTGTGTTGTCTTGTGTTgtgttgcattgtattgtattgtattgtgtgtttgtttgttgaaacCAAGCTCTGAGACAGACATGTAATTGAAAGGGAATTGCCCAGGGTCTGTGAATCCAGCTAAATACCTCTTTTAAGTCCAGTCTGGACTCCTCaatccaaaaaataataatagagaaaaacagattttttatatataaataatgtattctacatattttaaaaagttaaaaaaaaaaaaaaaaaaaaaaaaaaaaaacaaccttttctttttttaataacattaaaaaattgCCCCTTTCCTCTACAGTTAGGTGAATTTGTAAGAAATCGGTTATCTTGGAAGTCAATCAGGTTTCACTGTGAAGTATAAGCCCCGCTCCCCTCCTGTACCTGCAGCTCTGTTGCAGCTCTTCCGAAGCATCGG
Coding sequences within it:
- the im:7136021 gene encoding uncharacterized protein im:7136021 isoform X2, with product MAVRSWSGPPLPPEMYLQIFRCLTPEEKGSVRATCRLFKQLIDQPACWRDTTVILKGIAAYSPGFWEMLKKRRTCSVVVRKAKANHLRKLLGSLPSLRALAIDPISDVGVLDLLTEFRNVEKLVLKVDLNAPSKLLVVHDLKHLTHLTVCDLKRHCREYQLLLGVSALKSLRSLSLHCDWGDPAIKLFRFALFHLPSLKELSVKGNPFYMKLTPDSFSPLTGDQCDRFGLPHPCVSQLQLEKLELLDCEDVVLCEESLNQLSSLRCLFVHFTCGERARHFSIGLDSVFRKLTHLTELRQKRGRLICNSLPARLESLSLNSVFINPAGLKRLASAELKHLRLDHCTYCVEGLEDFPQLFPHLKTLSIRHFHMKRDEFVHLAKLRYLEKLDIVDVGSVPSITRQQLEELIRGFRITMDNRVQIVQQPELPERVACDCSTH
- the im:7136021 gene encoding uncharacterized protein im:7136021 isoform X1; amino-acid sequence: MKETVTAPCMCTQDDTLLMRACFVAGLWLAMAVRSWSGPPLPPEMYLQIFRCLTPEEKGSVRATCRLFKQLIDQPACWRDTTVILKGIAAYSPGFWEMLKKRRTCSVVVRKAKANHLRKLLGSLPSLRALAIDPISDVGVLDLLTEFRNVEKLVLKVDLNAPSKLLVVHDLKHLTHLTVCDLKRHCREYQLLLGVSALKSLRSLSLHCDWGDPAIKLFRFALFHLPSLKELSVKGNPFYMKLTPDSFSPLTGDQCDRFGLPHPCVSQLQLEKLELLDCEDVVLCEESLNQLSSLRCLFVHFTCGERARHFSIGLDSVFRKLTHLTELRQKRGRLICNSLPARLESLSLNSVFINPAGLKRLASAELKHLRLDHCTYCVEGLEDFPQLFPHLKTLSIRHFHMKRDEFVHLAKLRYLEKLDIVDVGSVPSITRQQLEELIRGFRITMDNRVQIVQQPELPERVACDCSTH